In Miscanthus floridulus cultivar M001 chromosome 5, ASM1932011v1, whole genome shotgun sequence, one genomic interval encodes:
- the LOC136451705 gene encoding protein NEGATIVE REGULATOR OF RESISTANCE-like: MPAPPRALLSSARCETMDATTATAKRKRKRPDTDITGDAAAVVDEASDAEVEEFYAILRRIRDASRRLCGAGARPAAPRTPAWRPSFSWEDFAAPPAPEAPAPSQPRPDEPVPAPAGTERATAPSPRAGLDLNAEPEPEAPSARVPA; this comes from the coding sequence ATGCCCGCTCCTCCCCGCGCACTGCTCAGCTCAGCACGCTGTGAGACCATGGACGCGACCACGGCCACCGCCAAGCGCAAGCGCAAGCGCCCCGACACCGACATCACCGGCGACGCCGCCGCCGTTGTCGACGAGGCCTCCGACGCCGAGGTCGAGGAGTTCTACGCCATCCTCCGACGCATACGCGACGCCTCCCGCCGGCTGTGCGGCGCCGGCGCCCGGCCTGCTGCCCCACGCACACCGGCGTGGCGGCCCAGCTTCTCCTGGGAGGACTTCGCCGCCCCTCCCGCGCCCGAGGCGCCGGCGCCGTCGCAGCCGCGGCCCGACGAGCCCGTCCCCGCACCCGCCGGAACCGAGCGCGCTACCGCCCCGTCGCCGCGTGCCGGCCTCGACCTGAACGCGGAGCCGGAGCCAGAGGCACCCTCGGCGCGCGTCCCGGCGTAG